One Candidatus Omnitrophota bacterium DNA window includes the following coding sequences:
- a CDS encoding MraY family glycosyltransferase, with amino-acid sequence MLKYWVIFTAALTFGIVFTSLLAKLSLKYRIFRVKDIPLVGGLGMGLAFVFSLSLGLYAFDLSVSRILAVSSAGLFMLFLGIVDDLRELSVAQKFLGQAICAVLLISFGVRTDIMYLGFWPNAAISFLWILGITNAFNLLDIMDGLAAGTALIVSSAFLAMGFLSADPNVQVLSLILCAASLGSLFLIFLRPESIWATRCFCCLNDALCVCKQYFCPAWPGDDSWIADHRYRVTDYF; translated from the coding sequence ATGCTTAAATATTGGGTTATTTTTACCGCCGCTTTAACCTTTGGTATAGTTTTTACATCCTTGTTGGCGAAACTCTCTTTAAAATACAGAATCTTTAGGGTAAAAGACATTCCCTTGGTGGGAGGTTTAGGGATGGGGCTGGCTTTTGTTTTTTCTTTGAGTTTAGGTCTTTATGCTTTTGATCTTTCTGTATCCAGGATATTGGCGGTATCCTCGGCCGGTTTATTCATGCTATTTTTAGGCATAGTTGATGATTTAAGAGAGCTGTCAGTAGCGCAGAAATTTTTGGGGCAGGCAATTTGCGCGGTATTATTAATTTCCTTCGGGGTAAGGACCGATATTATGTATTTAGGTTTTTGGCCAAACGCCGCAATTTCCTTTCTTTGGATTTTAGGCATAACCAATGCTTTTAACCTGCTTGATATTATGGATGGCCTAGCCGCGGGGACCGCTTTAATTGTAAGCAGCGCATTTCTAGCAATGGGTTTTTTGAGCGCGGATCCGAATGTGCAGGTGCTCAGCCTGATTTTATGCGCAGCCAGCTTGGGGTCCTTATTTTTAATCTTCCTCCGGCCAGAGTCTATTTGGGCAACTCGTTGCTTCTGTTGCCTTAATGACGCATTATGCGTCTGCAAGCAATATTTTTGCCCTGCTTGGCCCGGTGATGATTCTTGGATTGCCGATCATCGATACCGTGTTACTGATTATTTTTAG